A single Primulina eburnea isolate SZY01 chromosome 11, ASM2296580v1, whole genome shotgun sequence DNA region contains:
- the LOC140805547 gene encoding uncharacterized protein encodes MDGRPVRNNRNPRYGNRNNNRNNANNQGNLPPPPPPGLGLSQVDLMAIATIVATTIQGLGNTNRHHQDLQHMGSKVSAAKWWETVSPALTADGSITWQQFREVFLKQYYPAEVRLQKLSEFENFAQNLDMSVVEYTSKFNSLRTYAPTIMADDTLKMHRFKRGLNSRIQSALAVYQPTSFADLMGAAIRAETDIKRREDENKNKRPPSGQSFQGKQSFKRPNQSSGTFKGVSSSPTYQEAKMCPICNNRHFGECRRKTGACFNCGKLGHRIADCPEPKKGAWSNTDTTPSKPKENKPNACVFAMTQKEADDSNDVVAGTILINEMPAYVLFDFGATHSFISKRFTKKLRLIPEILVEPFRVATPTSKTIETHRVHRDCEICINDHLFQAELIQLNMVEFDAILGMNWLSKNHAIVDCRLKNVKLRAPNQEEIVYYGKVKKQKSLLSASQTWKAMKSGEEVYLAMLSEVKEGTTLALEEIPDHKEHLRLTLQKLREKELYAKFKKCEFWLKSVTFLGHIISAAGVSVDPKKVEAIMDWSRPKNVTEIRSFLGLAGYYRKFVEGFSSIAIPLTKLTQKNSKFQWNEECEQSFETLKKKLASTPVLVLPTEGKDFTIYSDASKRGLGCVLMQDGRVIAYASRQLKPYEQNYPTHDLELAAVVDDGLNS; translated from the exons ATGGACGGAAGACCGGTACGAAACAACCGCAACCCGCGCTACGGAAATCGCAACAACAATCGGAATAACGCCAACAATCAAGGGAATctacctccaccaccaccaccaggaTTGGGCCTAAGTCAAGTTGACTTAATGGCCATAGCAACTATTGTGGCCACTACCATCCAAGGATTGGGTAACACAAACCGCCACCACCAGGACCTCCAGCACATGGGGTCAA AGGTAAGTGCAGCCAAATGGTGGGAGACAGTCTCACCAGCTTTGACAGCGGATGGATCAATCACATGGCAACAGTTTCGAGAAGTATTCCTGAAACAGTATTACCCTGCTGAAGTGAGATTACAGAAGTTGAGCGAATTCGAAAATTTCGCTCAAAATTTAGATATGTCTGTGGTGGAGTATACTTCAAAGTTCAACTCCCTTAGAACCTATGCCCCCACGATTATGGCTGATGATACCTTAAAGATGCACCGGTTCAAGCGTGGTCTGAACAGTCGTATTCAGTCAGCATTAGCAGTTTACCAACCCACGAGTTTTGCTGACCTAATGGGCGCAGCAATACGAGCCGAGACAGACATCAAGCGCCGAGAGGATGAGAACAAGAATAAGCGACCTCCTTCGGGACAATCTTTTCAAGGGAAACAATCATTCAAAAGACCGAACCAGTCCAGTGGGACATTCAAGGGTGTTTCGTCCAGTCCAACCTATCAAGAGGCCAAGATGTGTCCTATCTGCAATAACCGCCATTTTGGGGAATGCCGAAGGAAGACTGGTGCATGCTTCAATTGTGGGAAGTTGGGACATCGAATTGCTGATTGTCCTGAGCCTAAGAAAGGTGCATGGTCAAATACTGATACTACCCCCAGCAAGCCAAAGGAAAATAAGCCTAACGCGTGTGTGTTTGCAATGACTCAGAAAGAGGCAGATGACTCAaacgatgtcgtggcaggtaccaTTCTAATCAATGAAATGCCAGCTTATGTATTATTTGATTTTGGTGCCACTCATTCGTTTATATCAAAGAGGTTCACTAAGAAATTAAGGCTTATACCTGAAATACTTGTCGAACCCTTTAGAGTAGCAACTCCTACTAGTAAGACAATTGAAACACATAGGGTGCACAGAGATTGTGAGATCTGTATCAATGATCACCTATTTCAAGCTGAATtgattcaactaaacatggtggaGTTCGATGCCATTCTGGGAATGAATTGGCTATCAAAGAATCACGCAATTGTAGACTGCCGATTGAAGAACGTCAAACTAAGGGCTCCGAACCAAGAAGAAATCGTTTACTATGGCAAAGTCAAGAAACAAAAATCCTTACTATCTGCTTCCCAgacttggaaagccatgaaaagtggagaagaagtttacTTAGCTATGTTAAGCGAGGTAAAGGAAGGAACCACACTTGCACTAGAAGAGATTCCG gaccacaaagaacatcttcgtCTCACCCTCCAGAAGCTTAGAGAAAAGGAACTGtacgccaagttcaagaaatgcgaattctggctaaaGAGCGTCacatttttgggacacataatatcagcagcaggagtGTCTGTGGACCCTAAGAAGGTAGAAGCAATCATGGATTGGTCGAGACCAAAGAATGTGACAGAAATTCGAAGCTTCTTGGGATTAGCGGGCTATtatcgaaaatttgttgaaggattctCTTCAATAGCCATACCCCTCACTAAACTCACGCAAAAGAACTCTAAGTTTCAATGGAATGAAGAATGTGAGCAAAGTTTCGAGACCTTGAAGAAGAAACTTGCCTCTACTCCGGTATTGGTATTGCCAACTGAAGGAAAAGACTTCACCATCTACAGTGATGCTTCAAAAAGAGGTTTAGGATGTGTGCTCATGCAAGATGGAAGGGTGATCGCCTACGCTTCAAGGCAACTGAAACCATATGAGCAAAActatccgacgcatgatctcGAATTAGCTGCAGTGGT AGACGATGGATTGAACTCCTGA